In a genomic window of Nostoc sp. UHCC 0870:
- a CDS encoding class I SAM-dependent methyltransferase: MNNKSKPDWAGESLLSNFVNLLIQSKPIYGVMKHQARQVLIKTAEKNGIPWRKNYEALQASVEKQLLAAVTNPRVVYPDYYKVPFHAYSEGNLCWDAAFETESATYAMALRVWPQENLTWQDAHARLRGTFHDALGTYAPQPVRDILDIGCSVGVSTLALHRYYQSRERYPVRTVGLDLSPHMLAVARTRDVNSEIAEWIHGRAENTGLPDNSFDLVTLQFVIHELPSYASQEIFAEAKRLLRPGGYIALVDNNPRSPVIQNLPPVLFTLMKSTEPWSDQYYIFDVETALQEVGFLEPVTVPSDPRHRTIIARKPD; the protein is encoded by the coding sequence ATGAACAACAAAAGCAAGCCAGATTGGGCTGGTGAAAGTTTACTCTCCAATTTTGTTAATCTATTAATTCAGAGCAAACCCATTTACGGTGTGATGAAACACCAAGCTAGGCAAGTCCTGATCAAAACGGCTGAAAAAAATGGGATTCCCTGGCGTAAAAATTATGAGGCACTCCAAGCATCGGTAGAAAAACAACTGTTAGCAGCCGTGACTAACCCGCGTGTTGTTTATCCCGACTATTACAAAGTTCCTTTTCATGCTTACTCTGAGGGGAATCTGTGTTGGGATGCTGCCTTTGAAACGGAATCGGCTACCTATGCGATGGCGTTGCGGGTATGGCCACAAGAAAACCTGACTTGGCAAGATGCCCATGCTAGACTCAGAGGTACTTTTCATGATGCTTTGGGGACATACGCACCTCAGCCAGTTAGGGATATTTTAGATATTGGTTGTTCTGTCGGTGTATCTACTTTGGCATTACACCGTTATTATCAAAGCCGGGAAAGATATCCAGTTCGCACAGTGGGTTTGGATTTGTCCCCTCATATGCTGGCTGTAGCTAGGACTAGAGATGTTAATAGTGAGATAGCCGAATGGATTCATGGTAGGGCAGAAAACACGGGTTTACCAGATAACTCCTTTGATTTGGTAACTCTCCAGTTTGTCATCCATGAACTTCCCAGTTATGCCAGCCAGGAAATTTTCGCGGAGGCAAAAAGGTTACTCAGACCTGGTGGTTATATTGCCTTGGTAGATAATAACCCGCGATCGCCTGTAATCCAAAATTTACCCCCTGTCTTGTTCACTCTCATGAAAAGCACTGAGCCTTGGAGTGACCAATATTATATTTTTGATGTTGAGACAGCACTGCAAGAAGTAGGTTTCCTAGAACCTGTGACAGTTCCCAGCGACCCCCGCCACCGGACAATTATTGCGAGGAAGCCGGATTAG
- a CDS encoding NAD(P)/FAD-dependent oxidoreductase: protein MTDVVVIGAGMSGLICAQQLSRAGYSVVVVDKSRGLGGRLATRRLYETRADHGACYLNPKGELFTSLVDLLCDRHILEVWTDTVYQFTTHTGLSAPQNLRPRYVAPAGMSAIAKFLAQDLNILLNQRVTAINLTDENHWRITLESSREELTAKALVMAIPAPQALMLLAPLGESVLGQNFLENLSSVEFYPCISVMSGYPAGLQTLPDWKAVSLIDNAVLGWIGVDSSKRHQSSQPVFVVQSSASFAQLHLESLDLQPTGQQMLQYAATILKLPWLDTPEWMQVHRWRYAFPSIPWPEKILKAETALPLVCCGDWCGGNLAEGAMLSGFGASQEINQNLENLILPDVNFFKDFP from the coding sequence GTGACTGATGTTGTAGTAATTGGTGCGGGTATGTCAGGGTTAATCTGCGCCCAGCAGCTAAGTCGAGCCGGATATTCAGTGGTGGTTGTGGACAAGTCTCGTGGTTTAGGAGGAAGACTTGCTACCCGTAGGTTATATGAAACTAGAGCAGATCATGGTGCTTGTTATCTCAATCCCAAAGGTGAATTATTTACCAGTCTTGTAGATTTATTATGCGATCGCCATATCTTAGAAGTCTGGACAGATACAGTTTATCAGTTCACTACACACACTGGTTTATCTGCACCCCAAAATCTTCGCCCTCGCTATGTTGCACCTGCGGGGATGAGTGCGATCGCTAAATTCCTGGCTCAAGATTTAAATATTTTGCTCAACCAGCGAGTTACAGCTATTAACCTCACTGATGAAAACCATTGGCGGATCACTCTCGAATCCAGCCGTGAGGAATTAACTGCTAAAGCTTTAGTCATGGCTATTCCTGCACCCCAAGCTTTGATGCTGCTAGCACCATTAGGTGAAAGTGTTTTGGGTCAAAATTTTCTGGAAAATTTAAGTTCCGTAGAATTTTATCCTTGTATTAGTGTCATGAGTGGCTATCCTGCTGGATTACAAACTCTACCAGATTGGAAAGCTGTCAGCTTGATAGATAATGCTGTTTTGGGATGGATTGGTGTAGACAGCAGCAAGCGTCATCAATCTTCACAACCTGTATTTGTGGTGCAAAGTAGTGCTAGTTTTGCCCAATTGCATCTAGAATCACTAGACTTACAACCTACAGGACAACAGATGTTGCAATATGCAGCCACAATTTTAAAACTTCCTTGGCTGGATACCCCTGAATGGATGCAGGTACATCGTTGGCGTTATGCCTTTCCTAGTATTCCTTGGCCAGAAAAGATTCTCAAGGCTGAGACGGCTTTGCCTTTAGTCTGCTGTGGAGATTGGTGTGGTGGTAATCTTGCAGAAGGTGCGATGCTGTCTGGGTTTGGCGCATCTCAAGAAATTAACCAGAATTTAGAAAATTTAATCTTGCCAGATGTGAACTTTTTCAAAGATTTTCCCTAA
- a CDS encoding O-antigen ligase family protein: MKSAVYHPNPNLQLPWNCLQIGLLIFPLSPFLGFVAIAVAALLTWIKQYRTIIRIPINRGFAVFSVLLFISASFALDKTAAFVGLFNLLPFLWLFAGLTALIQSIAQLRRIAEIFVVASVPVIIMGFGQLFFGWTLQLQVLWVLVDVAIAPGGIPPGRMSAIFMHANIFAAYLAIVFTLGLGLLLERGLGIRNNNKSPLPTPVRLTLTAEAYFLLPIILIADFAALILTNSRNGWAIAIIACLAFAFYQGWRLLVVAVSGVVASVLLAAFAPNPIAQLFRRIVPAFFWARLNDNLYPDRPVALMRKTQWEFAWSLTQQHPWTGWGLRNFTALYKAHMNIDLGHPHNLFLMLSAETGLPSTLLFCGLLGWILFTGIQLLQNSHIPNKLIFFSYLVVFVEWLLFNTVDVTLFDFRLNTISWLLMAAICGTVYHSNQAHHKQTSNQD; this comes from the coding sequence TTGAAGTCAGCTGTTTATCATCCCAACCCGAATTTGCAGTTACCTTGGAATTGCCTGCAAATCGGTCTACTAATATTCCCCCTAAGTCCTTTTTTGGGATTTGTGGCTATAGCTGTGGCCGCACTGCTCACTTGGATAAAACAATACCGCACGATAATTCGCATTCCCATTAACCGTGGGTTTGCTGTATTCAGTGTCTTATTGTTTATATCTGCTAGTTTTGCCCTGGATAAAACGGCAGCTTTTGTTGGGTTATTTAATTTATTGCCATTTTTATGGTTGTTTGCTGGTTTAACCGCACTAATTCAAAGTATTGCTCAATTAAGACGCATAGCTGAGATTTTTGTAGTTGCTTCTGTACCAGTCATAATTATGGGTTTTGGACAGTTGTTTTTTGGCTGGACATTACAGTTACAGGTTTTGTGGGTTTTAGTCGATGTAGCGATCGCACCCGGCGGAATACCCCCAGGCCGAATGTCCGCTATTTTCATGCACGCCAATATTTTTGCGGCATATTTAGCAATTGTCTTCACCCTAGGATTAGGTTTGTTGCTGGAACGGGGACTGGGTATCAGGAATAACAATAAATCCCCACTCCCTACTCCCGTTCGGCTGACGCTCACGGCGGAAGCCTACTTCTTACTCCCCATCATCTTAATTGCCGACTTCGCCGCCTTAATTTTGACTAACTCGCGTAATGGATGGGCGATCGCCATTATTGCCTGTTTAGCTTTTGCATTTTATCAAGGTTGGCGGTTGTTGGTGGTTGCTGTGTCTGGAGTCGTTGCTAGTGTCCTGTTGGCAGCTTTTGCCCCTAACCCCATTGCTCAACTCTTCCGCCGCATCGTTCCTGCCTTCTTTTGGGCAAGGTTGAACGATAATCTCTATCCAGATAGACCAGTGGCCTTAATGCGAAAAACCCAATGGGAGTTTGCCTGGTCTTTGACTCAGCAACATCCCTGGACAGGATGGGGATTGCGTAATTTTACAGCCCTCTATAAAGCCCACATGAACATTGATTTAGGTCATCCCCATAATTTATTTTTGATGCTATCTGCGGAAACTGGATTACCAAGCACTTTGTTATTTTGTGGCTTACTAGGCTGGATATTGTTTACAGGTATCCAACTTTTACAAAACTCTCACATTCCCAATAAATTAATCTTTTTTAGTTATCTTGTAGTTTTTGTGGAATGGTTGCTATTTAACACTGTTGATGTTACTCTTTTCGACTTTAGATTAAATACCATCTCTTGGTTATTGATGGCAGCTATTTGCGGCACTGTATATCACTCCAATCAAGCTCATCATAAACAGACAAGCAATCAAGATTAA
- a CDS encoding AI-2E family transporter, which translates to MNLGQWIGLIAIVLSLYILWQIKEVLLLMFAAVVLATTLNRLARRFQRAGLKRGFAVFLSVIIFFAIVIGFFWLIVPPFAQQFHELTDRVPLGFKRFNTWVNEFRTRLPPQLVPYIPDINSLIQQAQPFINRVLGSSFAFVSGSLEVVLKVLLVLVLTGMLLVDPLAYQRVFIRLFPSFYRRRVEGILDKCEVSLEGWVTGALIAMGVVGLMSVVGLSILGVKAALALAVLAGFLNLIPNIGPTLSVVPAMAIALLDDPWKAVAVLILYFIIQQVESSFITPVVMAQQVSLLPAVTLISQLFFVTFFGFLGLFLALPLTVVAKIWVQEVLIKDVLDEWNDNHAQETELVIVSHSPGVDEKWSDDKPANNLNDDALSQED; encoded by the coding sequence GTGAACCTTGGTCAATGGATCGGCTTAATCGCCATAGTTCTCTCTTTATATATACTGTGGCAAATCAAAGAAGTGTTGCTACTGATGTTTGCTGCTGTCGTCTTGGCTACTACCTTAAATCGGTTAGCCAGGCGTTTTCAACGAGCCGGTCTCAAGCGGGGATTTGCTGTCTTTCTGTCAGTGATCATCTTTTTTGCGATCGTCATCGGCTTTTTCTGGTTGATTGTTCCACCTTTTGCCCAGCAGTTCCATGAACTTACTGATCGCGTACCTTTAGGGTTTAAACGTTTTAATACTTGGGTGAATGAATTCAGAACTCGTCTTCCACCCCAGTTAGTTCCCTATATACCAGATATTAACAGTCTGATCCAACAAGCACAGCCCTTCATCAATCGGGTATTAGGTAGTTCTTTTGCTTTCGTCTCTGGTTCTTTAGAAGTTGTGTTGAAGGTGTTGCTAGTCCTGGTTTTAACAGGAATGTTATTAGTTGACCCCTTGGCTTACCAAAGAGTATTTATACGCCTATTCCCCTCATTTTATCGTCGTCGAGTCGAAGGGATTTTAGATAAGTGCGAAGTCTCCTTAGAGGGATGGGTAACAGGCGCACTGATCGCTATGGGTGTAGTAGGACTAATGAGTGTTGTTGGCTTATCAATTTTAGGAGTTAAGGCAGCACTGGCTTTAGCAGTTTTAGCGGGATTTCTAAATTTAATTCCCAATATTGGACCGACACTAAGCGTAGTTCCAGCAATGGCGATCGCGCTTTTAGATGATCCGTGGAAAGCTGTTGCTGTCTTGATTTTATACTTTATTATTCAACAGGTGGAAAGCAGTTTTATTACACCTGTTGTCATGGCACAACAAGTTTCTTTACTACCAGCAGTAACATTAATTTCGCAATTATTTTTCGTAACTTTCTTTGGGTTTTTAGGATTATTTTTAGCTTTACCGTTAACTGTTGTTGCTAAAATTTGGGTGCAGGAAGTATTAATTAAAGATGTTTTAGATGAATGGAACGATAACCATGCTCAAGAGACTGAGTTAGTTATAGTTTCTCACTCTCCTGGAGTTGATGAAAAATGGTCAGATGATAAACCAGCTAATAATTTAAATGATGATGCTTTATCTCAGGAAGATTAG
- a CDS encoding YaaW family protein, whose amino-acid sequence MDELRAALELATEDELQDLTAILFSRKFNPLDYVQTPEPIEVQSQNHQAWLDSLESRFRFLAADGMTVLRGQTDQMTYRQALIQVCKYLKIPYSQDLTTIDLEAEVFLYLLGQVWKKLPENEKQKLTFQLQNQMVKSELTEPLPPLLQHDPLSLLFKGGSALAVTSIVKPLLLQQIARQFALHFATYEVAKNAVVAGSQAATTQFQSYVTLQMARRGMTLSAARYTAVRGIFAVVGPMMWAWFFADLGWRMITTNYGRIIPTVFALAQIRLTRSESWEIA is encoded by the coding sequence TTGGATGAGCTGAGGGCGGCGTTAGAGTTAGCAACCGAAGATGAATTGCAAGATTTAACCGCAATTCTGTTTAGCCGTAAGTTTAATCCTTTAGATTATGTTCAGACACCTGAACCAATTGAAGTCCAAAGCCAGAACCACCAAGCTTGGCTAGATTCATTAGAAAGTCGTTTTCGCTTTTTAGCCGCCGATGGGATGACGGTCTTACGGGGACAAACAGACCAGATGACTTATCGTCAAGCACTGATTCAAGTCTGTAAGTATTTAAAAATTCCCTATTCTCAAGATTTAACAACCATTGATTTAGAAGCAGAAGTATTTTTGTATTTGCTGGGACAAGTTTGGAAAAAATTACCAGAAAATGAAAAGCAAAAATTGACTTTTCAATTGCAGAATCAGATGGTGAAGTCAGAATTGACAGAACCGTTACCACCTTTATTACAACATGACCCCTTGAGCTTATTGTTCAAAGGTGGTAGTGCTTTGGCTGTCACATCTATTGTTAAACCATTGCTTTTGCAACAAATTGCTCGTCAATTTGCTCTCCACTTTGCGACATATGAAGTAGCCAAAAATGCTGTAGTTGCAGGCTCTCAAGCAGCAACTACACAGTTTCAAAGCTACGTGACTTTGCAAATGGCGCGGCGAGGTATGACCTTGAGTGCAGCTCGATATACAGCCGTTCGCGGTATATTCGCAGTCGTGGGGCCGATGATGTGGGCATGGTTTTTTGCAGATTTAGGTTGGAGAATGATTACGACTAATTACGGTCGGATTATCCCCACTGTGTTTGCTTTGGCTCAAATTCGTCTTACCCGTAGCGAATCTTGGGAGATAGCTTGA